In Pararhodobacter sp., the sequence CCGTCTACCGTGGCTAATACAATGCCCTGCTCTCGCGCGGCGCTCACGATGGCGTCGGCCAAGGGGTGTTCGCTGCCTTGATCCAGACTGGCAGCCAGGCGCAGTACCTCGTCAGCGCTACCACCTTGGACAGGAACCGCTTGTTCAAATGTGGGGCGCCCTTCGGTAAGTGTACCGGTCTTATCGACGATCAAGGTATCCACCTTACGGAAGTTCTCGATCGCGGCAGCGTCACGAAACAAGACGCCATGTGTCGCACCACGACCCGTCGCCACCATGATCGACATGGGCGTAGCCAGGCCTAACGCACACGGACAGGCAATGATCAAGACGGCCACTGCATTGATGAGGCCATATACCCAACTTGGCTGCGGCCCCCAGAGCCCCCACACAAAAAACGTGATGATGGCGATGGCAACGACCGCCATGACGAAATACCCCGCCACGTGATCGGCCATGCGCTGCATAGGCGCTCGGGAGCGCTGTGCCTGCGCCACGAGCTGCACAATTTGAGCCAACACCGTGGCCGCGCCCACCTTCTCAGCACGAATCACCAAGGCGCCGGACGTATTCATCGTCGCGCCGATCACTTTGTCGCCGACGCGCTTGCTGACGGGCAGCGGTTCACCGGTCAGCATGGATTCATCTACTGAACTCGCGCCCTCCTCGACCGTCCCATCGACCGGTACTTTCTCGCCAGGACGCACACGCAAGCGATCGCCTTCATGAACGTGGGTGAGCGGTACGTCTTCTTCAGTGCCATCAGCCCCGATCCGCCGAGCGGTCTTTGGAGCCAGCCCCATTAGTGACCTGATGGCTGCAGAGGTCTGCGAACGCGCTTTCAACTCCAGGATTTGTCCGAAAAGCGTCAATGAGATGATGACGACCGCAGCCTCGAAGTACACCGCGATGCGCCCCATGGATAGGAACGTGTCGGGGAAGACTTCAGGCGCAACCGTCGCCACGACGCTATAGATAAACGCCGCCGATGTACCTAGTCCGATGAGCGTCCACATATTCGGGCTGCGGTTGATCACGGACTGCACGCCTCGCACAAAAAATGGCCAACCTGCCCAAAGCACTACCGGCAAGGAAAGCACCAGCTCGATCCAGCTTTGGGTCGTCAGCTCAAACCAGCCCAGTTGGTGTCCGAACATGGCCAGCGTGGTGACGATCAGCGTGAGCGGCAAGGTCCACCAAAATCGACGGCTAAAGTCCACCAACTCGGGGTTATCGTCCTCTAGCGAGGGCATCAGCGGTTCTAGCGCCATGCCGCACTTGGGGCAGCTTCCAGGGTGGTCTTGGCGAATCTCCGGATGCATCGGACAGGTGTAGATGGTGCCTGGCGCTACGGCTTCGGTGTGCTGCTCTTCTGGCTGGCCTTTAGAGAGATATTTGGTCGGGTCAGCGCTGAATTTGGCTTTGCAGCCCGTACTGCAGAAATAATATGGCTGACCATCATGCGCCAGATGGTGTGGCGATTGCTCGGTCACTGCCATGCCACAGACCGGATCTTTTAATGCTGAGGTCGGGGATGCGTCCGGTTTGGCATGAGTCTCACCAACGTGCATTGATCCGCCGCTCAAATCACTCGATTGGCCGTGATGAGCATGCTCGTGGTCGTGGTCGTGTGGTGTCATAGCGCAGCTGCTTTCCCTGTTTGGTACTAAGCTACGCCGACTGATATCACCATCTAGAAACAGCGTAGAGTCTGAGATTGGAACCGATGGTTAGGCTGATTGATCATGCCATACTTTGCTACGCTCAAAGCTGACAATTTGCCATCAGCTTGATTACATTTTTGTCATCTTCTGGGCGTGGGTCAGTAACTTGGCGACGCTCGAACCTTGCCGTCCCGCCCTCATGGCAGTGGCCTGCAAACAGTGCTAATTGTTTTGCAGCGCCTCAAGCGCGACCAGCTGAAATTAGCTCTTGCGGCAATAACAATAGACGAACTTTTGCAAGGCCCCTGATGGCGTGTGGTGATCTTCCTTCACATGCTGCATCAACGTAAAGGAAGCGCCAAACTCGTCATGAAGCTCCTCGGAACTGTAGCGTGCGACCGGCAGCCCACTGCATCGCGTCGGACCATCCTCGGCAAAGGTGGCGACAATGACGTGTCCGCCCGGCCGGACTGAACGCAGAACCTGCTCAACATAGGCATGGCGCTCCTGCTCCGAGATAAGGAAGTGGAAAACTGCACGATCATGCCAGACGTCATAGGCATTTTTGGGGAGCTGTACTTCGGTGATATTAGCTTCCATCCACTGGACAGCACACGCGCGGCTACCGAGTCGCTGCTGAGCTGCTGTCATGGCTGTCGCAGACAGATCGAGAACCGTAATATTGGAAAAGCCGCCATCCAGAAGGTCGTCAACCAATGTAGACGCACCACCTCCTACATCAATAATCGATGCGTCGGCAGGTATGCCAGTTTCGTTGATTAGCCTCAACGACAACTTGGCGTGTGGTTGAAACCAGCTCACGTGATCACTCGACTTGGAGGCGTAAACGGTATCCCAATGTTCCTTTGACTGCATGGCAAATCCTCTCATCGCACATCTACTCTGCGCGATACGCTTGATGCCCCCACAAGGCTTCTTCCAGCTCACCCCCTCAGTTTATCCTTATCTCGACCAATATCTGCGGCACCAATGACACACGGCCTCTCAACAAACTGACCAACTCGCGGCACGGGAAACAACACGGATAAAATTACCACATTCTTCAGGCCAACCAAAGCAACCACACAACATAGAACTTCGAGTACTGTGTGGTGATTATTTTCAGAATTAAACGTAGGGCAAGCGGAAAAATGACGCCATTGACGACCTGCGACCCTCCTGTCAAAGGGGTCAACGCCTGGAAAGTGTTTCTCATTTTTCTTCGGCTCGGGCTTACGTCGTTTGGCGGGCCCGTTGCCCATCTTGGCTACTTTCGAGAGGAGTTCGTTAACCGCCGGCACTGGCTCAGCGACAACAGTTATACCGATCTTGTCGCGCTTTGCCAGTTTTTGCCTGGCCCTGCCAGTAGCCAAGTTGGTTTGGCGCTTGGGCTATCTCGTGCAGGATATGGCGGTGCGCTCGCAGCGTGGATGGGCTTCACCCTTCCGTCGGCGGTCATGCTCGTACTCTTTGCGCTCGGTATTTCAACGTGGGGCGAAGCTATTCCAAGCGGCATACTGCAGGGCTTAAAAATTGCGGCGGTAGCCGTTGTTGCACAAGCAGTATGGGGGATGGCGCGTAACCTTTGCACGGGCGCCCTGCGCGTGACCATGATGGCGATCGTGTCTTGCGTAGTCCTGGTATGGCCAGGCGTTTGGAGCCAAGTGAGCGTGATGATCGCAGCAGGACTCGCTGGTTTGTTTTTATTCAAAGCACCCGAAGGATTGGCGCATGAGCCGCTCGACATTACGGTAAGCCGTCGTGCCGGCGCCCTTTTCCTGACGCTATGCATCGCTCTGTTGATCGGGCTGCCTCTGCTTGTTCAGGTCTGGCCGAGCCAGGCTCTGTCTATGTTTGATGTGTTTTATCGCGCCGGATCCTTGGTTTTTGGTGGTGGGCATGTCATCTTGCCCTTATTGCAAGCCGAAGTCGTGCCCAACGGTTGGGTGGCCAATGACACGTTCCTGGCTGGCTATGGCGCCGCTCAGGCCGTGCCCGGCCCTCTCTTCACGTTTGCCGCCTTTTTGGGCGCGTCAATGACGGCGGCACCAACTGGCTGGCTGGGCGGCCTGCTTTGCCTGATTGCCATCTTCGTGCCCTCGTTTCTGATCGTGTTGGGCGCGCTGCCGTTTTGGGAGCAGTTACGCACCAACCTGCGCATGCGATCTGCGCTGATTGGCGTGAATGCAGCAGTAGTTGGGCTGCTGTTGGCTGCCCTTTATGATCCGGTTTGGACCAGTGCGATCCATCGGCCCACCGACTTTGGACTGGCGCTAATCGCTCTTGTTGCCTTGATGTTTTGGCACCTTCCGCCCTGGCTTACTGTGTTGGGGTGTGGACTAGGCGGCTGGTTACTCAGTATTGCCCTATAAACTCACCGCAAATATAACGAATAGGTATCAATGCTTGTGTCGATGGTGAGCGTCTGGAAAATGCTCGTGGGCATGAGTTAACGGCTCATGACGATGCCAATGGCTATGCGCTGTACCCGGCGCGACAGGCACATCGTGCGAATGCTGGTGATGCTCGTCATGGGTATGTCGGTGCTCATGCTCCAACGCCTCATGGGTATGGCTATGGCTATGGCGCTCAGTCAAGTGCAGCCAAATCCCGACGGCCATCAAGGCCCCTGCGACCAGCAAGGGCACGGTGACCGATTCGCCCAGAGCAATTGCCAATACAGCACCAAAGAACGGTGCGACTGAAAAATACGCTCCGGTACGCGCTGTGCCCAGATGACGTAGGCTGACCACGAACAACGCGAGGCTTACGCCATACGCCAAAAAGCCCACCACCATGGCACCAGTCAAGCTTGGCCATGTGGGCAGCGAAGCACCTAAAATAAACGCCAAAATCAAATTCACAATGCCGGCGACCAGCCCTTTCATCGAAGCAATCCACGTGGCATCAGTAAGCGCGACCTTACGCGTCAGATTGTTATCGATCCCCCACGCCAGGCAGGCCCCGAGCACCGCCAATGCAGGCCAAACTCCGGCAAAGTGCGCTTCGCCCGGCCAGCTCAACACCAGCGCCCCTGCGACGATGGCCACCATGCCGAGTGCAATGCGGCGATCAAAATTCTCTTTAAAGACAAACCACGCCAAAAGTGCCGTAAACACACCTTCAGCATTGAGCAGCAAGGAGGCGCCCGATGCGGGCATCCCTGTTAAACCAACCATGAGCAAAACGGGACCGACCACGCCTCCAGCGCCAATGGCTCCGAGCAACCAAGGCACTTCGTAGCGCGGTAGCCGCACTGCTGGCGCGCGCGTCAAGCGGCGATAAAGCGTAAGCCCAATGCCCGAGCCTAAATACAGCAGGCCAGCCAGCAGCCAGGGGCTGACACTCTCAAGCAATAATTTAGCCAGAGGTGTCCCTGCTCCGAAAAGCAGCGCCGCCAGTAAAGCGGACATCACGCCCGGTTGATGTAAATTCTGCTTCCAATGAGGTGTAGGCATGCGAACTCTACAGGGATTTGGTGAGATATTCGCTTGACTCGTGCAATGCTGAAATCAGCGGACATTTGACTGCATTGTGCGCTGAACCGCATTGGGCCACGAGTTGATCCAGTGCCCTTTCGATGCGCTGCAGATCAGCGAGTTTTTCGCGTACGTCTAGAAGTTTATGCTCGGCGATCTCACGCGCTTCCTCGCAATGCATGCCATCGTCAAGCTTCAGCAGTTCGCCTACTTCGGCCAGGCTAAAACCCAGTCGCTGCGATGCTTTGATAAAACGTACCCGATCAAGATCAGCGTCGGTATAGCGGCGAATACGGCCATAGGCGCGCTCTGGTAGAGGCATCAGACCCTTGCGCTGGTAGAAGCGAATAGCCTCGACATTAATTCCGGCCGCCTGCGCCAGCAGACCCACCGTCAGCGTTTTTGAGGTTTTTTTCATTGATTGACTCTGTACTTAAGTACAGAAGTAAGCTTACACCATGCAAATAGATTCCACGAGCAAAAATACGACGACGACAACACAGGCCAAGCATCCCGCATTGCTTGCGAGCGGTATCGCTGCCCTCCTGGCGTCGACCTGCTGCCTGGGACCACTGGTACTGATCACACTAGGCTTTTCGGGGGCATGGATTGGCAATCTGACAGTGCTCGAACCATATCGGCCTGTCTTCGTGAGCGCGGCTTTAGTAGCGTTGTTCTTTGCTTGGCGACGCATCTGGCGACCTGTCCTGGTCTGCTCATCTGGGAATGTTTGTGCCACACCGCAAGTCAAGCGTATCTATAAATTGTTATTCGGCACCGTATCCGGGCTAACGCTGAGCGCACTTGCGTTCCCCTACGTCGCCCCATGGTTCTACTAGAAGGAAGAAGTCATGAAAAAAATGCTTGTAGCCGCCGCATTGAGCATACTGACCGCTCCAGCTTGGGCCGTTCCCACGACTGTTACTTTATCTATACCGACGATGGACTGTCCGGTATGCCCTATTACGGTGAAGAAAGCACTCACCAAGGTGCCGGGTGTCAGTCAGGCGACTATAAGCTATGAAAAACGCCTAGCCACCGTCACGTATGAGAGTACCAAGGCCTCCGTAGATGCCCTCGTACAAGCTACGACGAACGCAGGCTATCCATCGATATTGATGGAGCACGCAAAATGAGTGCCGTTATCCTGGAGTCGATGTTGACCTGCCCGGAATGTGGGTACGCCAAAAAAGAATGCATGCCGACCGACGCCTGCCAGTGGTTCTACGAGTGTGAACAATGCCATACCGTACTGAAGCCTAAGCCTGGCGACTGCTGTGTTTATTGCTCCTACGGTTCGGTGCCATGCCCACCGGTTCAGGAGCATGGCAAACAGCGTGGTTGCTGTGGCTGACATTGACCTCATTAACGCCGCAGGTTCATAATTCAACCACTTGCAGATCTCCGCTCACCATGCCTTCATCTAGTCTCCGTATCCAACTGGTCAGCGGGTAACCAGCCTGCAAACAGGTGGCGTATGAAGATCCAGGCCAAGAGCGCCATCGAAAAGGGTTTCACCAGCCAGTTTACGAATAGCGTCACGCCGATGCCGCGCCAGTGGCTGGTTACCTGCCCCATGGCGGCGAAATCGATCTTGATCAGCATGGGGATGATCATGACCCAGATCAGCAGGCCCACTGGCAGATTAACTTGTGCCACCTCCACAGCCGCGATGCCTTGAAATACCCCTGGCATGCCTTGACCGAGCAAGATGCCCG encodes:
- the chrA gene encoding chromate efflux transporter, with translation MTPLTTCDPPVKGVNAWKVFLIFLRLGLTSFGGPVAHLGYFREEFVNRRHWLSDNSYTDLVALCQFLPGPASSQVGLALGLSRAGYGGALAAWMGFTLPSAVMLVLFALGISTWGEAIPSGILQGLKIAAVAVVAQAVWGMARNLCTGALRVTMMAIVSCVVLVWPGVWSQVSVMIAAGLAGLFLFKAPEGLAHEPLDITVSRRAGALFLTLCIALLIGLPLLVQVWPSQALSMFDVFYRAGSLVFGGGHVILPLLQAEVVPNGWVANDTFLAGYGAAQAVPGPLFTFAAFLGASMTAAPTGWLGGLLCLIAIFVPSFLIVLGALPFWEQLRTNLRMRSALIGVNAAVVGLLLAALYDPVWTSAIHRPTDFGLALIALVALMFWHLPPWLTVLGCGLGGWLLSIAL
- the merR gene encoding Hg(II)-responsive transcriptional regulator: MKKTSKTLTVGLLAQAAGINVEAIRFYQRKGLMPLPERAYGRIRRYTDADLDRVRFIKASQRLGFSLAEVGELLKLDDGMHCEEAREIAEHKLLDVREKLADLQRIERALDQLVAQCGSAHNAVKCPLISALHESSEYLTKSL
- the merP gene encoding mercury resistance system periplasmic binding protein MerP, with the translated sequence MKKMLVAAALSILTAPAWAVPTTVTLSIPTMDCPVCPITVKKALTKVPGVSQATISYEKRLATVTYESTKASVDALVQATTNAGYPSILMEHAK
- the merT gene encoding mercuric ion transporter MerT, which gives rise to MQIDSTSKNTTTTTQAKHPALLASGIAALLASTCCLGPLVLITLGFSGAWIGNLTVLEPYRPVFVSAALVALFFAWRRIWRPVLVCSSGNVCATPQVKRIYKLLFGTVSGLTLSALAFPYVAPWFY
- a CDS encoding DMT family transporter, whose protein sequence is MPTPHWKQNLHQPGVMSALLAALLFGAGTPLAKLLLESVSPWLLAGLLYLGSGIGLTLYRRLTRAPAVRLPRYEVPWLLGAIGAGGVVGPVLLMVGLTGMPASGASLLLNAEGVFTALLAWFVFKENFDRRIALGMVAIVAGALVLSWPGEAHFAGVWPALAVLGACLAWGIDNNLTRKVALTDATWIASMKGLVAGIVNLILAFILGASLPTWPSLTGAMVVGFLAYGVSLALFVVSLRHLGTARTGAYFSVAPFFGAVLAIALGESVTVPLLVAGALMAVGIWLHLTERHSHSHTHEALEHEHRHTHDEHHQHSHDVPVAPGTAHSHWHRHEPLTHAHEHFPDAHHRHKH
- a CDS encoding heavy metal translocating P-type ATPase → MTPHDHDHEHAHHGQSSDLSGGSMHVGETHAKPDASPTSALKDPVCGMAVTEQSPHHLAHDGQPYYFCSTGCKAKFSADPTKYLSKGQPEEQHTEAVAPGTIYTCPMHPEIRQDHPGSCPKCGMALEPLMPSLEDDNPELVDFSRRFWWTLPLTLIVTTLAMFGHQLGWFELTTQSWIELVLSLPVVLWAGWPFFVRGVQSVINRSPNMWTLIGLGTSAAFIYSVVATVAPEVFPDTFLSMGRIAVYFEAAVVIISLTLFGQILELKARSQTSAAIRSLMGLAPKTARRIGADGTEEDVPLTHVHEGDRLRVRPGEKVPVDGTVEEGASSVDESMLTGEPLPVSKRVGDKVIGATMNTSGALVIRAEKVGAATVLAQIVQLVAQAQRSRAPMQRMADHVAGYFVMAVVAIAIITFFVWGLWGPQPSWVYGLINAVAVLIIACPCALGLATPMSIMVATGRGATHGVLFRDAAAIENFRKVDTLIVDKTGTLTEGRPTFEQAVPVQGGSADEVLRLAASLDQGSEHPLADAIVSAAREQGIVLATVDG
- a CDS encoding GDCCVxC domain-containing (seleno)protein, with product MSAVILESMLTCPECGYAKKECMPTDACQWFYECEQCHTVLKPKPGDCCVYCSYGSVPCPPVQEHGKQRGCCG
- a CDS encoding class I SAM-dependent methyltransferase, translating into MRGFAMQSKEHWDTVYASKSSDHVSWFQPHAKLSLRLINETGIPADASIIDVGGGASTLVDDLLDGGFSNITVLDLSATAMTAAQQRLGSRACAVQWMEANITEVQLPKNAYDVWHDRAVFHFLISEQERHAYVEQVLRSVRPGGHVIVATFAEDGPTRCSGLPVARYSSEELHDEFGASFTLMQHVKEDHHTPSGALQKFVYCYCRKS